A genomic window from Halomonas sp. LR3S48 includes:
- the fliF gene encoding flagellar basal-body MS-ring/collar protein FliF, with amino-acid sequence MSNGATTQERQNSSASVSSTALLERLQQQLRGNPLIAVLIGGAAMIAIVVALLMWAREPEYRVLYSNLTEADGGRIISELESRGVPYRFNEGGTALLVPGDSVHGLRLQLAEQGLPRGGNVGFELMDGQAFGVSQFAEQVNFQRGLEGELSRSIESLGPVSRARVHLAMARSSVFVRDREPAKASIIVTLEPGRVMGDGQVSAIVHMVSSSVPDLAAENVTVVDQNGRMLSTPNSQGRGLDATQLDYIAEVERTFQQRIENILAPILGRESISAQVAAQIDFSRREETSERYGPNQPPNEAAVRSRQSSLSYNGGDGVALGIPGALSNTPPGVAPSPIEELPTDEDGELTEEAQQGLQALSNLNQDDVINYEVDRNIQHIQHRQGQVTRLSAAVVVDYREERNEEGEWHRVALSEAEIAQIERLVRQAIGFSQARGDAIEVVNSPFSRIVEESEELEWWQSPEVHALALTIGRYLLVALGILLGYLLILRPLIKRHTERPVLATAPGSGLQVRVGDDSEASEGELETAREDDDELRPYQKPKRKRRSSAYEDHLAELRELAQEDPRMIAMIVRSWMNKE; translated from the coding sequence ATGAGTAACGGTGCCACGACGCAGGAGCGTCAGAACTCCTCGGCCAGCGTGTCTTCCACTGCGCTGCTGGAGCGACTTCAGCAACAGCTTCGCGGAAACCCGCTGATCGCCGTTCTGATCGGCGGCGCCGCCATGATTGCCATCGTGGTGGCCCTGCTGATGTGGGCACGTGAGCCAGAGTATCGCGTCCTTTACAGCAACCTCACCGAGGCCGACGGCGGACGCATCATCAGCGAACTCGAAAGCCGCGGTGTTCCCTATCGCTTCAACGAGGGCGGTACCGCCCTGCTGGTCCCGGGCGACTCCGTACACGGCCTGCGCCTGCAGCTTGCCGAGCAAGGGCTGCCGCGCGGTGGCAATGTCGGCTTCGAACTGATGGACGGCCAGGCCTTCGGTGTCAGCCAGTTTGCCGAGCAGGTCAACTTCCAGCGCGGCCTCGAGGGCGAACTGTCGCGCTCGATCGAATCCCTCGGGCCGGTTTCACGCGCCCGCGTTCATCTGGCCATGGCTCGCTCTTCCGTTTTCGTACGCGATCGCGAACCCGCCAAGGCTTCGATCATCGTGACCCTGGAGCCAGGCCGAGTCATGGGCGATGGCCAAGTGAGCGCCATCGTTCACATGGTATCGAGCAGCGTGCCGGACCTTGCCGCCGAGAACGTCACCGTGGTCGACCAGAACGGCCGCATGTTGTCGACGCCGAACAGCCAGGGCCGTGGCCTCGACGCAACCCAGCTCGACTACATCGCCGAAGTGGAACGCACCTTCCAGCAGCGCATCGAGAACATCCTGGCACCGATCCTCGGTCGTGAGAGCATCAGTGCTCAGGTTGCCGCTCAGATCGATTTCTCGCGTCGCGAGGAAACCAGCGAACGCTATGGCCCCAACCAGCCGCCCAACGAAGCCGCGGTGCGCAGCCGTCAATCCAGTCTCTCCTATAACGGCGGCGACGGCGTGGCGCTGGGCATTCCCGGTGCACTGAGCAACACACCGCCGGGCGTCGCTCCCTCCCCCATCGAAGAACTTCCCACCGATGAGGATGGAGAGCTCACCGAAGAGGCTCAGCAGGGCCTCCAGGCACTGAGCAACTTGAATCAGGACGACGTCATCAACTATGAAGTCGACCGCAACATTCAGCATATTCAGCACCGCCAGGGCCAGGTGACTCGCCTGAGCGCCGCCGTGGTAGTGGACTACCGGGAAGAGCGCAACGAAGAAGGCGAGTGGCACCGTGTGGCACTCAGCGAAGCCGAGATCGCTCAGATCGAGCGCCTGGTGCGCCAGGCCATCGGCTTCTCCCAAGCCCGCGGCGACGCCATCGAGGTGGTCAACAGCCCGTTCAGCCGTATCGTCGAGGAGAGCGAGGAACTCGAATGGTGGCAGTCGCCCGAAGTGCATGCGCTGGCGCTCACCATTGGTCGTTACCTGCTGGTGGCACTGGGCATCCTGCTGGGCTACCTGCTGATCCTGCGCCCGCTGATCAAGCGTCATACCGAGAGACCCGTTCTGGCCACTGCCCCGGGATCCGGCCTGCAGGTTCGCGTGGGTGACGATTCGGAAGCCAGCGAAGGCGAGCTCGAAACGGCCAGGGAAGACGACGACGAACTGCGCCCCTACCAGAAGCCGAAGCGCAAGCGCCGCTCCTCGGCCTATGAGGACCACCTGGCCGAACTCCGTGAACTCGCCCAGGAGGATCCACGCATGATCGCCATGATCGTACGCAGCTGGATGAATAAAGAATGA
- a CDS encoding flagellar hook-length control protein FliK, with translation MNIQMILSALPTPLSGKPEPGAGDGQFALALNQAAQNTPGQAGSTTFPAAFSATSVEGLPPPTMAAQQALLQALNAHAGQQLDGEAGPALPDAGLSEIMARLALIEGSHQEPAMADLPPLPGQQPAPPADEMAVELSELPQAAALVATAAAETQRPSAAISGLRAGGESAARPDMPAVPNQAVPGNPLTAQLAASATAATQQASDDATATARPMDFTTALAKVSTPQTGGELRGTSTDAPRGSFVPESAPMAPSSASTTAPANAPAQPPLAQASLAAPLQSPAWPGQLGQQLVQFARQGGEQQVEMRLNPAELGPLSVTLKMTEQGAQAQFLSAHAQVRQVLEQAIPQLREALAEQGISLGETSVGEQRRQDAQEFAGNDGQRRQGAQALAEDELAQAGDDMGVVSSSTLSLDGRVNLYA, from the coding sequence ATGAATATCCAAATGATCCTGTCTGCCCTGCCGACGCCACTCTCCGGCAAGCCGGAACCCGGCGCTGGCGATGGCCAGTTCGCCCTGGCGCTCAACCAAGCCGCTCAGAACACTCCCGGTCAGGCCGGCAGCACCACGTTCCCGGCCGCCTTCAGCGCCACTTCGGTCGAGGGCCTGCCGCCGCCGACCATGGCGGCACAGCAGGCACTGCTTCAGGCACTGAATGCTCACGCCGGCCAGCAGCTCGATGGCGAGGCCGGGCCTGCCCTGCCTGACGCCGGGTTGAGCGAGATCATGGCACGGCTCGCGCTGATCGAAGGCAGCCATCAGGAGCCGGCCATGGCCGACTTGCCGCCATTACCCGGCCAGCAACCGGCTCCACCCGCTGACGAGATGGCCGTCGAGCTGAGCGAACTGCCCCAGGCTGCCGCCCTGGTGGCGACCGCCGCAGCCGAGACTCAGCGCCCGAGCGCTGCCATTTCCGGCCTGCGCGCCGGAGGAGAGAGCGCCGCACGTCCCGACATGCCCGCCGTGCCCAACCAGGCTGTCCCTGGCAACCCATTGACGGCTCAGTTGGCTGCGTCGGCTACGGCCGCCACCCAGCAAGCCAGTGACGACGCCACCGCGACCGCACGCCCCATGGATTTCACGACGGCCCTCGCCAAGGTTTCCACGCCACAGACCGGTGGCGAGCTGAGAGGAACGTCAACCGACGCTCCGCGTGGCAGCTTCGTGCCGGAATCCGCACCGATGGCACCGTCCTCTGCCAGCACGACAGCGCCGGCCAATGCACCAGCCCAGCCTCCGCTCGCCCAGGCCAGTCTAGCCGCGCCGCTCCAGAGCCCGGCCTGGCCCGGCCAGTTGGGCCAGCAGCTGGTGCAGTTCGCTCGTCAAGGCGGTGAACAACAGGTCGAGATGCGTTTGAACCCAGCCGAACTTGGACCGCTTTCCGTCACCCTCAAGATGACCGAACAGGGGGCTCAGGCCCAGTTCCTGTCTGCCCATGCGCAGGTACGTCAAGTGCTCGAGCAAGCCATTCCGCAACTTCGCGAGGCGTTGGCCGAGCAGGGCATCAGCCTGGGCGAGACCTCCGTGGGAGAGCAGCGTCGGCAGGACGCCCAGGAATTCGCCGGCAATGACGGACAGCGTCGCCAGGGAGCGCAGGCACTGGCCGAAGACGAACTGGCCCAGGCGGGAGATGACATGGGCGTAGTCTCCTCCTCCACGCTTTCGCTGGATGGCCGCGTGAACCTCTACGCTTGA
- the fliL gene encoding flagellar basal body-associated protein FliL: MAKSTGGSSKLLWLMILLVLLSTAAAGAAIYMVMNDRNGDDEGNLQTQQVERQAPIFVKIDPFTVNLADDNFGSRLLYAGISLKVGNDETREILNEHMPQVRSRLLMLFSGKQASELTTPNGKRHLSQEVIAMLSEPLTEPQPSLEIQDVLFTEFIVQ; the protein is encoded by the coding sequence ATGGCGAAATCGACGGGTGGCTCCTCCAAGCTCCTGTGGCTGATGATACTGCTGGTACTGCTCTCCACGGCAGCTGCCGGAGCGGCCATCTACATGGTCATGAACGATCGCAACGGCGACGACGAGGGTAACCTCCAGACCCAGCAAGTCGAGCGACAGGCGCCGATCTTCGTCAAGATCGACCCGTTCACGGTCAATCTCGCCGACGACAATTTCGGCTCGCGCCTGCTCTATGCCGGCATTTCGCTGAAGGTAGGCAACGACGAGACTCGTGAAATTCTCAATGAGCACATGCCACAGGTCCGTAGCCGGCTGCTGATGTTGTTCTCAGGTAAGCAGGCCAGCGAGTTGACTACGCCGAATGGCAAGCGCCACTTGAGCCAAGAAGTCATCGCCATGCTTTCAGAGCCATTGACCGAGCCCCAGCCGTCCCTGGAGATCCAGGACGTGCTGTTCACCGAGTTCATCGTGCAATAA
- the fliE gene encoding flagellar hook-basal body complex protein FliE: protein MSSPAIQSALAQMQTLAAQAGSQVGKGQQVSTQVGQGGFAGELQASIQRINRLQQASAAKSMAFQAGDPNVELNDVMVDMQKASVAFQMGLQVRNRLVTAYKDVMNMQV, encoded by the coding sequence ATGAGTTCACCGGCCATCCAATCGGCGCTGGCACAGATGCAGACCCTGGCGGCCCAGGCCGGCAGTCAGGTTGGCAAGGGGCAGCAGGTTTCCACTCAGGTGGGACAAGGCGGCTTCGCCGGCGAGCTGCAAGCATCGATACAACGTATCAACCGCCTGCAGCAGGCGTCCGCGGCCAAGAGCATGGCGTTTCAGGCTGGCGATCCCAATGTCGAGCTAAACGACGTCATGGTCGATATGCAGAAAGCCAGCGTGGCATTCCAGATGGGGCTGCAGGTTCGTAACCGCCTGGTGACGGCCTATAAGGACGTCATGAACATGCAGGTGTGA
- a CDS encoding EAL domain-containing protein, giving the protein MSQELPIERIMQSGLLTCEPETPLWMAAERMAARQCSSIIVVKAGQPLGIWTERDALAVNFADPDAVRLPISQVMNQPVASLNRSTPISEAALRFNAERRRHFLVVDDGGAPVGILSQTDVALNQGLEPYLRLREVQAAMRQRALVLEGGQRLAQAARSMRLSECDAVVVKCADGELGILTERDLVRFVARHPGNTPIDSLASRPLLTVHQNDTLIAARDLLMNHRVRHLAVLDEAEEVVGLLGFRDLLAGAEHLYMQDLRNALEQRDRALAQSRENLQLAERVIDSSLEGIIITDASNRIEFVNRAFTHMTGYTSEEVIGKTPAFLASGRHDAAFYRQMWDALQRSGYWRGEIWNRRKNGELYLELLTITAITDDSGAATHYAALFSDITHLRDNEERIRKLAYYDALTGLPNRRLLEDRLELAIRHAHRNQSRLAVIFVDLDHFKEVNDALGHAFGDELLVMMAERLQLRLREDDTLARLGGDEFLVLLPDLEEVDEVARVAQRLVEAVREPCVIEGQEFRVGCSLGISLYPDDASTAESLVHSADAAMYRAKQEGRNGYRLYRNEMNLQDDRQRALESALREAFVSGEGLQLHYQPIFERVSGNLHSAEALLRWHHPLLGTVPPTSVVTLAERAALLPQLEEYILEQICTQLAAWSALGARPVPVSINLSARQFWQHDLPVRVATKLNEHKLQPGLVGFEIAERTLLEKPHQAAIVLKRLRRLGGEVAINDFGTGYASFGYLQELPISMLKIDRRFVQRLDSGQRGSAAIVAAVAGLAREMELCLAAVGVETDSQREALARHGVELIQGYLTGQPVPADLFAKRYLVSQSGVTPQDA; this is encoded by the coding sequence ATGAGCCAAGAGTTACCTATCGAACGCATCATGCAGTCCGGGCTTCTGACCTGCGAACCCGAGACGCCGCTGTGGATGGCCGCCGAGCGCATGGCGGCACGCCAGTGCAGCTCGATCATCGTGGTCAAGGCGGGGCAACCCCTGGGCATCTGGACGGAACGCGATGCACTTGCGGTCAATTTCGCCGACCCCGATGCCGTTCGCCTGCCGATTTCCCAAGTCATGAACCAGCCGGTCGCGAGCCTGAATCGTTCGACCCCGATCAGCGAAGCCGCGTTGCGCTTCAATGCCGAGCGGCGTCGTCATTTCCTCGTGGTGGATGACGGTGGAGCTCCGGTGGGCATTCTGTCGCAGACAGACGTTGCCCTGAACCAGGGGCTCGAGCCCTACCTGCGGTTGCGCGAAGTCCAGGCGGCCATGCGCCAGCGAGCGCTGGTGCTGGAAGGGGGGCAGCGTCTGGCCCAGGCGGCACGCTCGATGCGGCTCTCCGAGTGCGATGCAGTGGTGGTCAAGTGCGCGGACGGTGAGCTGGGCATTCTCACCGAGCGTGACCTGGTTCGGTTCGTGGCGCGCCACCCGGGGAACACGCCAATCGATTCCCTGGCCAGTCGCCCTCTGCTCACGGTGCACCAGAACGATACCCTGATTGCCGCGCGGGACCTGCTGATGAACCATCGCGTGCGCCACCTGGCAGTGCTGGACGAGGCCGAGGAGGTGGTGGGGCTGCTGGGGTTTCGCGATTTGCTGGCCGGCGCCGAACACCTCTACATGCAGGATCTGCGCAATGCGCTGGAACAGCGCGATCGTGCCCTCGCTCAATCGCGGGAGAATCTACAGCTGGCCGAGCGGGTAATCGATTCCTCCCTGGAAGGCATAATCATCACCGATGCCAGCAACCGTATCGAATTCGTCAATCGCGCCTTTACCCACATGACCGGCTACACCTCCGAAGAGGTGATCGGCAAGACCCCGGCATTCCTGGCTTCTGGGCGTCATGATGCCGCTTTCTATCGCCAGATGTGGGATGCCCTTCAGCGCAGCGGCTACTGGCGTGGCGAGATCTGGAACCGCCGCAAGAACGGCGAACTCTACCTCGAGCTTCTGACGATCACGGCAATCACCGACGACAGCGGTGCCGCTACCCATTACGCTGCGCTGTTCAGCGACATCACCCACTTGCGCGACAATGAAGAGCGTATTCGCAAGCTGGCCTACTACGACGCCCTCACCGGGCTGCCCAATCGCCGCCTGCTGGAAGACCGGCTGGAGCTGGCAATACGGCATGCCCATCGCAACCAGAGCCGGCTGGCGGTGATCTTCGTCGACCTGGACCACTTCAAGGAGGTCAACGATGCGCTGGGCCATGCTTTCGGTGATGAACTGCTGGTGATGATGGCCGAGAGGCTGCAGCTGCGCCTGCGTGAGGACGATACGCTAGCCAGGCTCGGGGGGGATGAATTCCTCGTGCTGCTTCCCGATCTGGAAGAGGTGGACGAAGTGGCCCGGGTGGCCCAGCGCCTGGTGGAAGCCGTGCGAGAGCCCTGCGTGATCGAGGGACAGGAGTTTCGCGTCGGCTGCAGCCTGGGCATCAGCCTCTACCCCGACGATGCTTCGACGGCGGAGTCGCTGGTGCACAGTGCCGATGCCGCGATGTATCGTGCCAAGCAGGAAGGGCGCAACGGCTACCGCCTCTACCGCAACGAGATGAACCTGCAGGATGACCGCCAGCGTGCGCTGGAATCCGCCCTGCGTGAGGCGTTCGTGTCGGGGGAAGGCCTGCAACTGCACTACCAACCCATTTTCGAGCGGGTAAGTGGTAATCTGCATAGCGCCGAGGCACTCTTGCGCTGGCATCACCCCCTGCTCGGCACCGTGCCGCCGACCAGCGTCGTCACCTTGGCCGAGCGGGCAGCGCTGCTGCCGCAGTTGGAAGAGTACATTCTCGAGCAGATCTGCACGCAACTGGCTGCCTGGAGTGCCCTGGGGGCCAGGCCGGTTCCCGTCAGCATCAATCTGTCAGCACGCCAGTTCTGGCAGCATGACCTGCCCGTGCGGGTGGCCACCAAGCTCAACGAGCACAAGCTGCAACCGGGCTTGGTGGGCTTCGAGATCGCCGAGCGTACCCTACTGGAAAAGCCCCACCAGGCGGCCATTGTGCTCAAGCGACTGCGGCGGCTTGGTGGAGAGGTCGCCATCAACGATTTCGGTACTGGCTATGCCTCGTTCGGTTATCTCCAGGAGCTGCCGATCAGCATGCTCAAGATCGACCGTCGTTTCGTGCAGCGCCTGGACAGCGGGCAGCGAGGCAGTGCGGCGATCGTGGCCGCAGTGGCCGGGCTGGCCCGCGAGATGGAGCTGTGCCTCGCCGCCGTCGGAGTCGAGACCGACAGCCAGCGCGAAGCCCTGGCACGGCATGGCGTCGAACTGATCCAGGGTTATCTCACCGGTCAGCCGGTACCGGCCGACCTCTTCGCCAAGCGCTATCTGGTCTCCCAAAGTGGGGTGACACCACAGGACGCCTGA
- the fliJ gene encoding flagellar export protein FliJ, translating to MSASSQLAMLSDLARDARDQAGQLLAGERQSERQVASQLESLNRYRLEYAERLQQAMREGIDPASMHNYQQFLASLDMALQRARQALDAQQQRVQQSQQQWQQEQKRLSAYDTLVSRRDVERQRQEERREQRTSDEMAAGRLLRLNAGYAS from the coding sequence ATGAGTGCATCGTCTCAACTCGCCATGCTGAGTGATCTGGCCCGCGATGCCCGCGATCAGGCGGGCCAACTGCTGGCCGGCGAACGTCAGAGCGAACGTCAGGTGGCCTCCCAACTGGAGTCGCTCAACCGTTATCGGCTCGAATATGCCGAGCGCCTGCAGCAAGCCATGCGCGAAGGCATCGACCCGGCCAGCATGCACAACTACCAGCAGTTCCTGGCTTCGCTGGACATGGCGCTTCAGCGGGCCAGGCAGGCTCTCGATGCCCAGCAGCAACGGGTCCAGCAGAGCCAGCAGCAGTGGCAGCAGGAACAGAAGCGGCTCTCGGCCTACGATACCTTGGTGTCGCGCCGGGACGTCGAGCGGCAGCGCCAGGAGGAGCGCCGCGAACAACGTACCAGTGACGAGATGGCAGCCGGACGGCTATTGCGCCTGAATGCCGGATACGCATCGTGA
- the fliI gene encoding flagellar protein export ATPase FliI, whose amino-acid sequence MSEAATPTNTHQARWQQTLQHVRARVETVPGYRASGRVLRATGMVIEAVGLRVALGNACRIELLSSGGSEQPRFAEAEVVGFNGERLLLMPLTEIAGLMPGARVFPLGDGPDHAARRFPLGESLLGRVVDGNGEPLDGLGPLDDAPRAPLSTPPLNPLKRAPINEQIDVGIRAINALLSVGRGQRMGLFAGSGVGKSVLLGMMARYTGADVIVVGLIGERGREVQDFIDNILGLEGRRRAVVVAAPADTSPLQRLQGAAYATRLAEGYRDQGKNVLLIMDSLTRYAMAQREIALAIGEPPATKGYPPSVFAKIPSLVERAGNAERGRGSITAFYTVLTEGDDQQDPIADSARAILDGHIVLSRNLAEAGHYPAIDIEASISRVMTHIIDDQQLSMTQAFKRLFSRYQRNRDLISVGAYSPGHDPQLDEAVQRYPQLEHFLQQGMNENASIEASRQVLAETLGVRQ is encoded by the coding sequence ATGAGCGAAGCTGCGACACCAACCAACACGCATCAGGCACGCTGGCAGCAGACGCTGCAGCATGTCCGCGCGCGCGTGGAAACGGTGCCCGGCTATCGCGCCAGCGGACGGGTGCTTCGCGCCACCGGCATGGTCATCGAAGCCGTCGGTCTGCGCGTTGCCCTGGGCAACGCCTGTCGTATCGAGCTGCTCTCGTCCGGCGGCAGCGAACAGCCCCGTTTCGCCGAGGCCGAAGTCGTCGGCTTCAACGGCGAGCGCCTTCTGCTGATGCCGCTCACGGAGATTGCCGGCTTGATGCCTGGCGCCCGCGTTTTCCCGCTGGGCGATGGCCCGGATCATGCCGCCCGCCGCTTTCCGCTCGGCGAATCGCTGCTGGGTCGTGTCGTCGACGGCAATGGTGAACCGCTGGATGGCCTCGGCCCGCTGGACGACGCCCCTCGCGCCCCGCTCTCCACGCCGCCGCTCAACCCGCTGAAGCGAGCCCCGATCAATGAACAGATCGACGTTGGCATTCGCGCCATCAATGCCCTGCTCAGCGTCGGTCGCGGGCAGCGCATGGGGCTGTTCGCCGGCTCTGGCGTAGGTAAGTCGGTGCTGCTCGGCATGATGGCCCGCTATACCGGGGCCGACGTCATCGTGGTGGGGCTGATCGGCGAGCGTGGCCGTGAGGTGCAGGACTTCATCGACAATATTCTCGGCCTCGAGGGGCGTCGCCGTGCCGTGGTGGTAGCGGCACCCGCCGATACTTCTCCGCTGCAGCGCTTGCAGGGCGCCGCCTATGCCACGCGATTGGCGGAAGGCTATCGCGACCAGGGCAAGAACGTACTGCTGATCATGGATTCACTGACTCGCTACGCCATGGCCCAGCGCGAAATCGCCCTCGCCATCGGCGAGCCTCCGGCAACCAAGGGCTATCCACCCTCGGTATTCGCCAAGATTCCCAGCCTGGTGGAACGTGCCGGCAATGCCGAACGTGGCCGTGGCTCGATCACCGCCTTCTATACCGTACTCACCGAAGGCGACGACCAGCAGGACCCGATTGCCGACTCGGCACGCGCCATTCTCGATGGTCACATCGTGCTCTCGCGCAATCTGGCCGAAGCCGGCCACTATCCGGCCATCGACATCGAGGCTTCAATCAGCCGCGTGATGACCCACATCATCGACGACCAGCAGTTGTCGATGACCCAGGCGTTCAAGCGGCTCTTCTCGCGCTATCAGCGCAACCGAGACCTGATCAGCGTCGGTGCCTACAGCCCCGGTCACGATCCCCAGCTGGACGAAGCCGTTCAGCGCTACCCGCAGTTGGAGCACTTCCTCCAACAGGGCATGAATGAAAACGCCTCGATCGAGGCTTCTCGACAGGTTCTGGCTGAAACCCTAGGAGTCAGACAATGA
- a CDS encoding flagellar protein FlaG, whose translation MSSPLTDATNALSTSALHDLTPRQRKETVLATLPSAGTMLAQAASHGQSPSPADLVEPIQRINEVLRQYGVEFELNDTSRVITRIVDRETGDVLRQIPSEEVLAVAERLEELQGNLISLKV comes from the coding sequence ATGTCTTCGCCACTGACCGATGCCACAAACGCCTTGAGCACGTCGGCACTGCACGACCTGACACCGCGCCAGCGCAAGGAAACCGTGCTCGCCACACTACCTTCGGCCGGCACCATGCTGGCCCAGGCCGCGAGCCACGGCCAATCGCCTAGCCCAGCCGACCTGGTCGAGCCGATACAACGCATCAACGAAGTGCTTCGCCAGTACGGCGTGGAGTTCGAACTCAACGACACGTCACGGGTCATCACCCGCATCGTTGACCGTGAAACGGGCGATGTACTGCGCCAGATTCCTTCGGAGGAAGTGCTGGCCGTCGCCGAACGGCTGGAAGAGTTGCAGGGGAACTTGATCAGCCTGAAGGTGTAA
- a CDS encoding flagellar assembly protein FliH, producing MSERAPSSSERHAPWQRWQMGELHAESVDEQPGQELDPAEQARRRAAFQRQAELKALRDKVMQEARDEGYQAGLEAGRSEGHAQGLKEGRQEAQRELKQSLHEVVTPLKPLAEQFADALEQLDEVIANDLVELAMATAHQLAGEALKARPKQVLELIKALLHTDPPLVGQQRLWLNPQDLKLVEEHLGNELVAAGWKLQPDAQLTRGGCRVTSANGELDATWESRWEAVKAQVRRRRSATSADDNDE from the coding sequence ATGTCTGAGCGGGCGCCCTCCTCTTCCGAACGCCATGCGCCCTGGCAGCGCTGGCAGATGGGCGAGCTGCACGCCGAGAGTGTGGACGAGCAACCTGGCCAGGAGCTGGACCCGGCCGAGCAGGCCAGGCGCCGTGCCGCCTTCCAGCGCCAGGCCGAGCTGAAGGCGTTGCGCGACAAGGTCATGCAGGAAGCGCGCGATGAAGGCTATCAGGCAGGCCTGGAAGCGGGGCGCAGCGAAGGCCATGCACAAGGCTTGAAGGAAGGACGCCAGGAAGCACAGCGTGAGCTCAAGCAAAGCCTTCATGAAGTCGTGACACCGCTCAAGCCACTGGCTGAACAGTTCGCGGACGCGCTCGAGCAGCTCGATGAAGTGATCGCCAACGACCTGGTCGAACTGGCCATGGCGACAGCTCATCAGCTGGCCGGCGAAGCGCTCAAGGCGCGCCCCAAGCAAGTGCTGGAGTTGATCAAGGCCCTGCTGCACACCGACCCCCCGCTGGTCGGCCAGCAACGCCTGTGGCTGAACCCCCAGGACCTGAAGCTGGTCGAGGAGCACCTGGGCAACGAACTGGTCGCGGCAGGCTGGAAGCTGCAGCCCGACGCCCAACTGACCCGCGGCGGCTGCCGTGTCACCAGTGCCAACGGCGAGCTCGACGCCACCTGGGAGAGCCGCTGGGAAGCCGTCAAGGCGCAAGTCAGGCGGCGGCGCTCGGCGACCTCCGCCGACGATAACGATGAGTAA
- the fliG gene encoding flagellar motor switch protein FliG, with product MSSTKTMSGVRRSAILMLALDEDSAAEVFKYLAPKEIQQLSMEMAEMDQVSHEDMQQVMMEFHRETEEFIALNLNSSEHIRSVLTKALGSERATSLIEDILESTGTSSGIDSLNLMEASMVAELIRDEHPQIIATILVHLERHQAADVLELFDDKLRNDVVLRIATFSGVQPAALQELTEVLSGMLDGQNLKRSKMGGVRTAAEILNLMNSSLEETAIETVRAHSEDLAQKIIDEMFLFENLMDLDDRSIQLVLKEIDTNSLVVALKGAPEALMEKFLRNMSRRAADLLREDMEARGPIRVSQVEAEQKSVLQVVRRLADSGEIVLSGGDDTYV from the coding sequence ATGAGCAGTACCAAGACCATGAGCGGCGTACGCCGCAGCGCCATCCTGATGCTGGCTCTCGATGAGGACAGTGCCGCGGAGGTATTCAAGTACCTCGCGCCCAAGGAGATTCAGCAGCTCAGCATGGAAATGGCGGAGATGGACCAGGTCTCCCACGAGGACATGCAGCAGGTCATGATGGAGTTCCATCGCGAGACCGAGGAGTTCATCGCGCTGAACCTCAACTCCAGCGAGCACATCCGCTCGGTGCTGACCAAGGCGCTCGGCAGCGAACGTGCCACCAGCCTGATCGAGGACATCCTGGAGTCCACCGGCACCAGCAGCGGTATCGACTCGCTGAACCTGATGGAAGCCTCCATGGTGGCCGAGCTGATCCGCGACGAACATCCGCAGATCATCGCCACCATCCTGGTTCACCTGGAGCGTCATCAGGCCGCCGACGTGCTCGAGCTGTTCGACGACAAGCTGCGCAACGACGTGGTCCTGCGCATCGCCACCTTCAGTGGCGTCCAGCCGGCCGCCCTGCAGGAGCTCACCGAGGTGCTCTCCGGCATGCTCGACGGCCAGAACCTCAAGCGCAGCAAGATGGGCGGCGTGAGGACCGCGGCCGAGATCCTCAACCTGATGAACTCTTCGCTGGAAGAGACCGCGATCGAAACGGTACGTGCCCACAGCGAGGACCTGGCCCAGAAGATCATCGACGAGATGTTCCTGTTCGAGAACCTCATGGACCTGGACGACCGCAGCATTCAGCTGGTGCTCAAGGAGATCGATACCAACTCGCTGGTGGTGGCGCTCAAGGGCGCCCCCGAAGCCCTCATGGAGAAATTCCTGCGCAACATGTCGCGGCGTGCCGCCGACCTCCTGCGCGAGGACATGGAGGCGCGTGGGCCGATTCGCGTCTCCCAGGTGGAAGCCGAGCAGAAATCCGTTCTTCAGGTGGTGCGCCGCCTGGCGGATTCCGGCGAGATCGTACTGAGCGGTGGGGACGACACCTATGTCTGA